A window of the Euzebya pacifica genome harbors these coding sequences:
- a CDS encoding PQQ-dependent sugar dehydrogenase encodes MSRTRPSDLVHLLAVAVLGVALLAVPASAQSSSVAFEDADLRYDVVYSAELNGHFAGATAVRSAPTALDVAPDGRVFFTEINGAVRALDPDSGDVATLGVLFTNGDQCRGCPEPAIGEGGIHGFALAPDFADTGHLYISYAVANSSCDVPDNIAGSLTTAGESNAGCYHLSRFTVGNDVLGNEVLDTSSEDVILTWPFSRFPRVVNGQPVGTVNTGHAFRTSAHHGGGIEVLPDGSIAVTVGDHTDPEASGGYGPRDSRPEFWWQNAERTAQNPADRRGKLLRVMPDGSVPVDNPFVGQVGEYAFGEGTVEYDPFILAMGMRNPYRLAADPVTGTVYSGQVGPDARVADPQRGPAGVEELNVVGRTACADGTDPCPYEPFNGGYPRCIGPNRPYIDYDYTTGASTGVPLSCDGFDEPDLWYPLVTEPSDQWPQLQVGSGSTILPAEVYRSDAPDALVDLQGDLLLFDWSRGWLATIPVEADGQLDVATDAVDVIATGFSGPIDAAVAPDGSVYVLEYGTYGSVRTQMGRIACASCTPASVTDHVPLPETAAASLTPWVVVAALGLSLFGLRRGRDVI; translated from the coding sequence ATGTCGCGAACGCGCCCCTCCGACCTCGTCCACCTCCTGGCCGTCGCCGTCCTCGGCGTCGCCCTGCTCGCCGTGCCGGCGTCCGCCCAGTCCTCCAGCGTGGCGTTCGAGGACGCGGACCTGCGCTACGACGTCGTGTACTCCGCGGAGCTGAACGGCCACTTCGCCGGTGCCACCGCGGTGCGATCGGCACCGACCGCGCTGGACGTCGCGCCCGACGGCCGGGTCTTCTTCACCGAGATCAACGGTGCGGTCCGGGCCCTCGACCCCGACAGCGGTGACGTCGCGACGCTCGGCGTGCTGTTCACCAATGGCGATCAGTGCCGGGGCTGCCCCGAACCCGCCATCGGCGAGGGCGGCATCCACGGCTTCGCGCTCGCCCCGGACTTCGCCGACACCGGCCACCTCTACATCTCCTACGCCGTCGCCAACTCCAGCTGTGATGTGCCGGACAACATCGCCGGCTCCCTCACCACCGCAGGAGAGTCAAACGCTGGCTGCTACCACCTGTCGCGCTTCACCGTTGGCAACGACGTCCTCGGCAACGAGGTGCTCGACACCAGCAGCGAGGACGTCATCCTCACCTGGCCGTTCTCCCGCTTCCCCCGAGTGGTCAACGGCCAGCCCGTGGGCACCGTCAACACCGGCCACGCCTTCCGTACCTCGGCCCACCACGGTGGCGGTATCGAGGTCCTGCCCGACGGGTCGATCGCCGTCACCGTCGGCGACCACACCGACCCCGAGGCCTCCGGGGGCTACGGCCCACGCGACTCCCGCCCGGAGTTCTGGTGGCAGAACGCCGAGCGGACCGCCCAGAACCCGGCCGATCGACGCGGCAAGCTGCTGCGGGTCATGCCCGACGGGTCGGTGCCGGTCGACAACCCGTTCGTGGGGCAGGTCGGGGAGTACGCCTTCGGTGAGGGCACGGTCGAGTACGACCCCTTCATCCTCGCCATGGGCATGCGGAACCCCTACCGCCTGGCCGCGGACCCCGTGACGGGCACCGTCTACTCCGGACAGGTCGGGCCGGACGCCCGCGTCGCGGACCCCCAGCGCGGGCCGGCTGGTGTGGAGGAGCTCAACGTCGTGGGTCGCACGGCCTGCGCTGACGGTACGGACCCGTGTCCCTACGAACCCTTCAACGGCGGGTATCCGCGTTGTATCGGGCCCAACCGGCCCTACATCGACTACGACTACACCACGGGGGCCAGCACCGGCGTGCCCTTGAGCTGTGACGGGTTCGACGAACCCGACCTGTGGTACCCGCTGGTCACCGAGCCGTCCGACCAGTGGCCCCAGCTGCAGGTCGGGTCCGGCAGCACGATCCTGCCGGCGGAGGTCTACCGTTCGGACGCGCCGGATGCGCTGGTCGACCTGCAGGGGGACCTGCTGCTGTTCGACTGGAGCCGTGGCTGGCTGGCAACCATCCCGGTGGAGGCCGACGGCCAGCTCGACGTGGCCACCGACGCCGTGGACGTGATCGCGACCGGGTTCAGCGGGCCCATCGACGCGGCGGTGGCCCCCGACGGGTCGGTGTACGTGCTGGAGTACGGCACCTACGGATCGGTGCGAACCCAGATGGGACGCATCGCCTGCGCCAGCTGTACCCCCGCGTCGGTGACGGACCACGTCCCGCTCCCCGAGACCGCGGCAGCGAGCCTGACGCCCTGGGTCGTGGTCGCGGCGTTGGGCCTCTCGCTGTTCGGCCTGCGTCGGGGACGCGACGTGATCTGA
- a CDS encoding M20/M25/M40 family metallo-hydrolase, translating to MTARHSRWGVFSSAATAVFLVLALGLAVLPASAIEVIDSGDTVPAIRLLGDSRFETAADIATDDSAQAAEFETGTVIVALGDNFPDALAATYAAGLEEAPILLAQTTDLPAATTSALEELAPERILLIGGTAAVNADVEAELATHGEVTRVAGTNRDETALEVARLGDADADGTLDNGATTAIVASSGDFVGAVVAGPVSAAAGWPLILTNPDELSPAASTAITELGITDVIVAGGPAYVSNDVAGALTALDGVSVSRILGASPGLLSAQMARFAESELGFTSGHANIATGEDFADALAIGAHAALDHDGPSPVLLTEGDELGEHATAYLTERATCAVRNIHIAGGTAAVSDEVVEAARAAATRAEACTDSEIVVARADVNGGMEVLEAFQAIADSVATGTRQEGEELIGNRASGTEGYDLSVDYVLGELEDTGFEVTTQEFAFSLFEELEPTVVAIDGEELTEEQASIMSYSGSGDVTGVTELVDADLGAGNPGTGEANDGDSDSGCEIEDFDGFTEGNIALIQRGGCAFAVKAANALEAGAAAAIVFNQGSDEGTQDVVLGTLGGEVDPDFVSIGMDFATGLALAGDPDAEVTIEATTAVTPQTSSNVIADWPGTDPDNVVMVGAHLDSVPEGPGINDNGSGSAAILEVAREIAANDIVTENTVRFAWWGAEESGLVGSDSYVFGDGDMLEGISDEEYERIKLYLNFDMVASPNFMRGVYDGDGDAFELEGPPGSDDIETAFEDFFESIGVPSVPTEFSGRSDYQAFISVGIPAGGLFTGAEGVKTEEEAELFGGAAGVAYDPCYHAACDDIDNLDLGVFGDNIGAIASVTMQYANSLDGIPARDTGESFAAAAAAHDASVHVGFDADHAHGHGDYNNRFAS from the coding sequence GAGACGGCCGCCGACATCGCGACCGACGACAGCGCCCAGGCCGCCGAGTTCGAGACCGGCACCGTGATCGTCGCCCTCGGCGACAACTTCCCCGACGCCCTGGCGGCCACCTACGCCGCGGGCCTCGAGGAGGCACCGATCCTGCTGGCACAGACCACCGACCTGCCGGCCGCCACCACCTCCGCGCTCGAGGAGCTCGCCCCCGAGCGGATCCTCCTCATCGGTGGCACCGCTGCGGTGAACGCCGACGTCGAGGCCGAGCTGGCCACCCACGGCGAGGTCACCCGCGTTGCCGGTACCAACCGCGACGAGACCGCGCTGGAGGTCGCCCGCCTGGGTGACGCCGACGCCGACGGCACGCTGGACAACGGCGCCACCACCGCCATCGTCGCCAGCTCCGGCGACTTCGTCGGTGCCGTCGTCGCCGGTCCGGTCAGCGCTGCTGCCGGCTGGCCCCTGATCCTGACCAACCCCGACGAGCTGTCGCCCGCCGCCAGCACGGCAATCACCGAGCTGGGCATCACCGACGTCATCGTCGCCGGTGGTCCCGCCTACGTCTCCAACGACGTCGCGGGTGCCCTGACCGCCCTCGACGGCGTCTCGGTCTCGCGCATCCTCGGCGCCTCGCCGGGCCTGCTGTCGGCCCAGATGGCCCGCTTCGCGGAGTCCGAGCTAGGCTTCACCTCCGGCCACGCCAACATCGCGACCGGCGAGGACTTCGCCGACGCCCTGGCCATCGGCGCCCACGCTGCCCTGGACCACGACGGTCCCTCCCCGGTCCTGCTGACCGAGGGTGACGAGCTGGGCGAGCACGCGACCGCCTACCTGACCGAGCGCGCGACCTGTGCGGTCCGCAACATCCACATCGCCGGCGGCACCGCAGCGGTGTCCGACGAGGTCGTCGAGGCCGCACGCGCCGCCGCCACCCGCGCCGAGGCGTGCACCGACAGCGAGATCGTCGTTGCCCGCGCCGACGTCAACGGCGGCATGGAGGTCCTCGAGGCCTTCCAGGCGATCGCCGACTCCGTCGCCACCGGCACCCGCCAGGAGGGCGAGGAGCTCATCGGCAACCGCGCTTCGGGCACCGAGGGCTACGACCTGTCGGTGGACTACGTCCTCGGCGAGCTGGAGGACACCGGCTTCGAGGTGACCACCCAGGAGTTCGCCTTCTCGCTGTTCGAGGAGCTCGAGCCCACCGTCGTCGCCATCGACGGTGAGGAGCTGACCGAGGAGCAGGCATCGATCATGAGCTACTCCGGCTCCGGTGACGTCACCGGTGTCACCGAGCTGGTCGACGCCGACCTCGGCGCCGGCAACCCCGGTACCGGCGAGGCCAACGACGGCGACTCCGACTCGGGTTGCGAGATCGAGGACTTCGACGGCTTCACCGAAGGCAACATCGCGCTGATCCAGCGTGGTGGCTGCGCCTTCGCCGTGAAGGCCGCCAACGCCCTCGAGGCCGGCGCTGCTGCCGCGATCGTGTTCAACCAGGGCTCCGACGAGGGCACTCAGGACGTCGTCCTCGGCACCCTCGGCGGCGAGGTCGACCCCGACTTCGTCTCCATCGGTATGGACTTCGCCACCGGCCTGGCGCTGGCCGGGGACCCCGACGCGGAGGTCACCATCGAGGCGACCACCGCGGTCACCCCGCAGACCAGCTCCAACGTCATCGCCGACTGGCCGGGGACCGACCCCGACAACGTCGTCATGGTCGGGGCGCACCTCGACAGCGTCCCGGAGGGTCCGGGCATCAACGACAACGGCTCCGGCAGCGCGGCGATCCTCGAGGTCGCCCGTGAGATCGCGGCCAACGACATCGTGACCGAGAACACCGTGCGCTTCGCATGGTGGGGCGCGGAGGAGAGCGGCCTGGTCGGGTCGGACTCCTACGTCTTCGGTGACGGCGACATGCTGGAGGGCATCAGCGACGAGGAGTACGAGCGGATCAAGCTCTACCTCAACTTCGACATGGTGGCCTCGCCCAACTTCATGCGCGGCGTCTACGACGGTGACGGCGATGCCTTCGAGCTCGAGGGTCCCCCGGGCTCGGATGACATCGAGACCGCCTTCGAGGACTTCTTCGAGTCCATCGGTGTGCCGTCGGTCCCGACGGAGTTCAGCGGTCGCTCGGACTACCAGGCGTTCATCAGCGTCGGCATCCCGGCCGGTGGCCTGTTCACCGGTGCGGAGGGTGTGAAGACCGAGGAAGAGGCCGAGCTGTTCGGCGGTGCCGCAGGCGTTGCCTACGACCCCTGCTACCACGCGGCCTGCGACGACATCGACAACCTGGACCTGGGTGTCTTCGGTGACAACATCGGGGCGATCGCCTCGGTGACGATGCAGTACGCCAACTCCCTGGACGGCATCCCCGCCCGTGACACCGGCGAGTCCTTCGCGGCGGCTGCCGCGGCGCACGACGCCTCCGTGCACGTCGGCTTCGACGCCGACCACGCCCACGGCCACGGCGACTACAACAACCGGTTCGCCAGCTAG
- a CDS encoding ThuA domain-containing protein: MSRTSPANRSRLPLWALTAVLALAMGVVPSTASLADDDVDPTRVLVYSGTQAYRHGSIEHGNAILADLATRTEAFTVQFTEDPADLSVDTLSGYDLVLFNSPSGQRTGFLDWPAHVCTATGVLCDRAPLDDAQRTAFINWVGCGGGVVGIHQAMDAWHDWPEWDELVGMVFFSHFQAAEAEVFVTADHPTVTAFGGQGDSFLLYDEHYTFLDGEGPEDLSSDVEVVLGIGEFTDPGTELRQGAFYGDRGALAWTSTFRGQNRTFMTNLGHHTETWDMPEYQEHLLAGIAHVAEVRPDPACVTALGNS; the protein is encoded by the coding sequence ATGTCACGCACGTCCCCCGCCAACCGGTCACGCTTGCCCCTGTGGGCGTTGACCGCCGTCCTCGCCCTCGCCATGGGGGTGGTGCCCTCGACGGCATCACTCGCCGACGACGACGTCGACCCCACGCGGGTGCTGGTCTACAGCGGCACCCAGGCGTACCGTCACGGGTCGATCGAGCACGGCAACGCCATCCTGGCGGATCTGGCGACCCGCACCGAGGCGTTCACCGTCCAGTTCACCGAGGACCCCGCCGACCTCTCCGTCGACACCCTTTCCGGCTACGACCTGGTGCTGTTCAACAGCCCGAGCGGACAGCGAACCGGGTTCCTCGACTGGCCGGCGCACGTCTGCACGGCCACCGGTGTGCTGTGTGACCGCGCTCCCCTCGACGATGCGCAGCGCACGGCGTTCATCAACTGGGTGGGCTGTGGTGGCGGCGTCGTCGGCATCCACCAGGCCATGGACGCCTGGCACGACTGGCCGGAGTGGGACGAGCTCGTCGGCATGGTCTTCTTCAGCCACTTCCAGGCAGCCGAGGCGGAGGTCTTCGTCACCGCGGACCACCCGACCGTCACGGCGTTCGGCGGCCAGGGCGACTCCTTCCTCCTCTACGACGAGCACTACACCTTCCTCGACGGCGAGGGTCCCGAGGACCTCTCCTCCGACGTCGAGGTCGTGCTCGGCATCGGCGAGTTCACCGACCCGGGCACCGAGCTGCGCCAGGGCGCCTTCTACGGGGACCGCGGTGCCCTCGCCTGGACGTCGACGTTCCGTGGCCAGAACCGGACGTTCATGACCAACCTCGGCCACCACACCGAGACCTGGGACATGCCCGAGTACCAGGAGCACCTGCTGGCCGGCATCGCCCATGTCGCCGAGGTGCGCCCGGACCCGGCCTGCGTCACCGCCCTCGGGAACAGCTGA